Proteins encoded in a region of the Diospyros lotus cultivar Yz01 chromosome 9, ASM1463336v1, whole genome shotgun sequence genome:
- the LOC127809716 gene encoding uncharacterized protein LOC127809716 gives MSSTTSKTDPAWNYFEADPNDRNTTTCKFCRKVTKGGIFRAKHLVGGFRNTKACPKCPPSVKEEIGEYMQKKKNNRDELNIASLDDDIQFGEGYDDDDDEPLPQSRKRPNVSTGSGSGTGSIGSVKGPTQKGPLDVFFKDPEVNVLKSKGKGKQTRLGEHDFAKKELRARVCRSFARWMYDAGIPFNAVTYDSFKVFIEVVGQYGLGVKPPSYHEVRVPLLKQEVEATREMMKDHEEAWAKYGCSILSDGWKDKRERTLINFLVNSPKGSMFLESVDGSSYSKTGEKMFQLLSKCVEKIGVRNVVQVVTDSASNNVLAGRFLEAKYPTLFWTPCAAHCLDLMLEDIFKLPNMKKTFERAVMVNSYIYTRSGLVNMLRRFTDKKELLRPAKTRFATAFITLGRMHSLKSNLRRMFTSEEWMTSKWIKEAGAKKVVEVILMPSFWNNVVFALKVAGPLVRVLRLVDGEKKPAMGYIYEAMDRAKEAIANSFNGDEKKYAPIFQIIDNRWDVQLHRPLHAAGWYLNPEYFYKAEHIDPEIMNGLYECIRKLNPDIKVQDQIDAELSMYNNADGFFGNYMAIRKRAEKSPAEWWPSYGMSTPTLQKFAIKILSLTCSSSGCERNWSVFENLHTKRRNRLDQLRLNDLVFVKYNRALRRRYQMRDTIDPIILTDIDESNEWLTGKLDEENDKDDETVFPDDIGDGLTWSNVAAAAGVGEPSYQFRTKQTRSQLGSTSASTSKVRLASQRRASPRAPRASGSRTFCASRLSKLW, from the exons atgtcgtcaaccacttccaaaacggacccggcatggaattattttgaagctgatcctaatgatagaaataccaccacatgtaaattttgtcgtaAAGTAACAAAAGGTGGTATATTTCGGGCGAAACATCTTGTGGGCggttttaggaatactaaagcttgtccaaaatgtcctccatcagtaaaagaagagattggagagtacatgcaaaagaagaaaaataacagggatgagCTAAATATAGCATCgttagatgatgatattcaatttggtgaagggtatgatgatgatgatgatgagccgctgcctcaaagtagaaaaagaccTAATGTATCTACCGGAAGTGGAAGCGGTACTGGTAGTATTGGTAGTGTTAAAGGGCCAACACAAAAAGGTCCACTTGATGTTTTTTTTAAAGACCCAGAAGTTAATGTGTTGAAaagcaagggcaaaggaaagcaaacaaggttgggtgagcatgattttgcaaaaaaagagttaagagctcgagtttgtagaagctttgcacgatggatgtatgatgcaggcattccattcaatgcagtgacatatgacagttttaaagtatttatagaaGTAGTTGGTCAGTATGGTCTGGGTGTGAAGCCGCCTAGTTACCATGAAGTCAGGGTTCCTCTTCTCAAACAAGAGGTGGAAGCCACTCGTGAAATgatgaaagatcatgaagaggcgtgggccaaatatggatgttccattttgtcagatggctggaaagacaagagggaaaggacattgattaactttttagtcaattctcctaaaggaagtatgttcttggagtctgttgatggttctagctattcaaagactggggaaaagatgtttcaattattaagtaaatgtgtggaaaagattggagtaagaaatgtggtgcaagtggtcaccgatagtgcttcaaacaatgttttagcag gaagatttttggaggcaaaatatcctacgttgttttggacaccatgtgcagcgcactgtttggatttaatgttggaagatattttcaagttgcctaatatgaagaagacatttgagagaGCTGTTATGGTGAATAGCTATATTTATACTCGTTCGGGTCTAGTAAACATGCTTAGAAGGTTTACTGacaagaaagagttgttgaggcctgcaaaaacacggtttgcaactgcctttatcactttgggcaggatgcatagtctgaaaagcaaccttagaaggatgtttacctccgaggagtggatgacaagcaagtggATAAAAGAAGCGGGggctaaaaaggttgtagaagtgattttgatgccttcattttggaacaatgttgtatttgctttaaaggtggctggtccattggtgcgtgtattgcgcttagtggatggtgagaagaagcctgctatgggatacatatatgaggccatggatagggccaaagaagcgattgctaactcttttaatggggatgaaaagaagtatgcacCCATTTTTCAGATTATTGATAATCGATGGGATGTTCAGCTTCATCGCCCCTTGCACGCAGCTGGTTGGTACTTGAACCCAGAATATTTCTACAAGGCTGAACATATAGATCCAGAGATCATGAATGgcttatatgaatgcattagaaagttaaatccaGATATAAAGGTTCAAGACCAAATTGATGCTGAGCTTTCGATGTATAACAATGCAGATGGGTTCTTTGGAAACTATATGGCTATTAGAAAGAGAGCTGAGAAATCAccag CTGAATGGTGGccttcatatggaatgtcaacacccacgttgcaaaaatttgcaattaaaattcttagcttgacttgtagttcatctgggtgtgaacgtaattggagtgtgtttgaaaat cttcatactaaacggagaaacaggcttgatcaacttcgtttaaacgacttggtgtttgtgaaatacaatagagcattgaggcgtcgatatcaaatgcgtgataccattgaccctatcatattgactgacattgatgaaagcaatgaatggttgactggaaaacttgatgaggagaatgataaagatgatgaaactgtttttcCAGATGACATTGGGGATGGGTTGACATGGAGTAATGTTGCTGCGGCTGCAGGAGTTGGAGAGCCTAGTTATCAATTTAGAactaaacaaactcgatcacaattgggatcaacttcggcttcgacttcaaaggtgcgcctcgcttcgcaaaggcgcgcctcgcctcgtgcgcctcgtgcctcaggctccaggaccttttgcgcctcgcgcctttcaaaactatgg